The following are encoded in a window of Camarhynchus parvulus chromosome 1A, STF_HiC, whole genome shotgun sequence genomic DNA:
- the FAM180A gene encoding protein FAM180A has protein sequence MLWKTLVLLLFYCSAYATVTHRWSRAVLFPASQRFKRSSAAFLNPVLQNSLEDVVLLYEFLLAELDIDKGQRISIKDEELASLRKAAEFDTICNEIIPKSIPEIRRLSSRLSSYPRVLKKEDFERTVLTMVYTAYRAAQSQGHQKDTWAESFVNLYKALKNDLMLPYNKRPS, from the exons ATGCTTTGGAAgactctggtgctgctgctgttctatTGCAGTGCTTATGCCACTGTGACCCACAGATGGAGCAGAG ctgtgcttttcccagcttctcagaGATTCAAGAGATCCTCAGCTGCCTTCCTGAACCCAGTGTTACAGAACTCGCTGGAAGATGTGGTCCTGCTTTATGAG TTTCTTTTAGCTGAGCTTGACATTGACAAAGGTCAGAGGATCTCCATCAAGGATGAGGAGCTGGCTTCCCTGAGGAAGGCTGCTGAGTTTGACACCATCTGCAACGAGATTATCCCCAAGAGCATCCCAGAGATCCgcaggctgagcagcaggcTGTCTTCCTACCCGAGGGTCCTCAAGAAGGAGGACTTTGAGAGGACAGTGCTGACCATGGTCTACACGGCCTACAGAGCTGCCCAGTCCCAGGGGCACCAGAAGGACACTTGGGCTGAATCCTTTGTCAACCTCTACAAAGCCCTGAAGAACGACTTGATGCTGCCATACAACAAACGGCCCTCGTAG